The sequence GTGGCGCGCCGCCGCCGTTCAACCCGCTGAGGCTTTACGTTATGAATGATTTACTGCTGTTGCAGTGCAATGACCTGTGCAAGCGCTATCAGGAAGGCAAACTGTCGACGGATGTGCTGCGCAACGTCTCCTTTGAGATGCGCAGCGGGGAAATGATGGCGATTGTCGGCAGCTCGGGTTCCGGCAAAAGTACCTTATTGCATCTATTGGGCGGGCTGGACTCGCCCACTTCCGGCGAGGTGATTTTTAAAGGCCAGCAGATGAGCCGGCTTTCCGCGGCGGAAAAGTCCGCGCTGCGCAACCGCGAACTGGGCTTTATTTACCAGTTCCACCATCTGTTGCCGGATTTCACCGCGCTGGAAAACGTCGCCATGCCGCTGTTGATCGGCCATGTGCCGGCGGCGCAGGCGCAGGAAAAAGCGCGCGAAATGCTGGCGGCGGTCGGTTTGGAGACGCGCAGCCATCACCGGTCGGCGGAGCTGTCCGGCGGGGAACGCCAGCGCGTCGCCATCGCCCGCGCGCTGGTGAACAGTCCGTCGCTGGTGCTGGCGGACGAGCCGACCGGCAACCTCGATCAGCGCACGGCGGATACGATTTTTGAACTGCTGGGCGAACTGAACGCGCGCCAGGGGACGGCGTTTCTGGTGGTTACCCATGATTTACAGCTGGCGGGCCGCCTGAACCGGCAGTTGGAAATGCGCGACGGCCGGTTGCAGCAGGACGTGACGCTGATGGGAGTGCCGCAATGACCTTTCCTCCGCTTTCCCTGCTGATCGGCCTGCGTTTCAGCCGCGGCCGGCGGCGCGGCGGCATGGTTTCGCTGATTTCGGTGATTTCGACGGTGGGTATCGCCCTGGGCGTGGCGGTGCTGATCGTCGGTTTAAGCGCGATGAACGGTTTCGAGCGCGAGTTGAACGAGCGTATTCTGGCGGTGGTCCCCCACGGCGAAATCGAACCGGTTAACCAACCCTTTGACGGCTGGCGGTCGATTCTGCCCAAAATCGAGCAGGTGCCCGGCGTGGCGGCGGCGGCGCCCTATATCAACTTTACCGGTCTGCTGGAAAACGGCGCCAATCTGCGGGCTATTCAGGTGAAAGGCGTCGACCCGCGGCAGGAGAGCCGGCTCAGCGCCTTACCCCGTTTTGTGATGAACAACGCCTGGGCAAATTTTCGCGCCGGGGAGCAGCAGGTGATTATCGGCCAGGGCGTGGCCAAGGCGCTGAACGTCAATGAGGGCGACTGGGTGACGGTGATGATCCCCAACAGCGATCCGCAGATGAAGCTGATGCAGCCGAAGCGTATCCGGCTGCAGGTCAGCGGCATTCTGCAGCTCAGCGGCCAGCTCGACCACAGCCTGGCGCTGGTGCCGCTGGCGGACGCGCAGCGCTATCTGGATATGGGGGAGAGCGTAACGGGGATCGCCATTAAAGCCACGGATGTCTTTAGCGCCAATAAGCTGGTGCGCGATGCGGGCGAGGTCAGCAACGCCTATGTAAAAATTCGCAGCTGGATCGGCACCTACGGCTATATGTACCGTGATATCCAGATGGTGCGCACCATTATGTATCTGGCGATGGTGCTGGTGATCGGCGTGGCCTGCTTCAATATCGTCTCCACGCTGGTGATGGCGGTAAAAGATAAAAGCGGCGATATCGCGGTGTTGCGCACCCTGGGCGCCACGGACGGGCTTATCCGCGCTATATTTGTCTGGTATGGCTTGCTCGCCGGGCTGCTGGGCAGCGTGCTCGGCGTGGTCGTGGGGGTGATTGCGACGCTGCAACTGACCAATATCATTCGCGCCATTGAATCGGTAACCGGTCATCGCTTTCTGTCGGGCGACATCTATTTTATTGATTTTCTGCCGTCGGAGCTGCACGTTATCGATGTTGTCAGCGTGCTGGCGACGGCGCTGGTGCTGAGTCTGATCGCCAGCTGGTATCCGGCGCGCCGCGCCAGCCGGATCGATCCCGCGCGGGTATTGAGCGGGCAGTAACCTGTTATATCCACACTCGGCGTCGTGCGGGGTGGGAATTGTGTCATCAACCAGTAAGGGGCGGTCATGTACTACTACGGTTTTGACATGGGCGGTACAAAGATCGCGCTGGGCGTATTTGATGCCGAACTGAACCAGATTTGGCACAAGCGGGTCGCCACGCCGCGCAACAGTTATGAAACCCTGCTCAATACCCTGGTTGAGCTGACCAGGGAGGCCGACGCGCAGACGGGAACGGAAGGTAAAATCGGCATCGGCGTGCCGGGCATGCAGACCGGCAATAACGGCGCCCTGTTTACCGCCAATCTGCCGGCGACCATGGGACGGCCGTTAGGGCAGGATCTGAGTCATCTATTACAGCGCGAGATCCGCATCAACAACGACGCCAACTGCTTTGTCCTCTCCGAGGCCTGGAATGCGGAATTCCGCGCCTACCCGGTGGTGCTGGGGATGATCCTGGGCACCGGCGTCGGCGGCGGCCTGGTGGTGAACGGCCGCCCGGCGGACGGGCGCAACGGCATCACCGGCGAGCTCGGCCATTTCCGCCTGCCGTGCGACGCGCTGGATATTCTCGGTGAGGACATCCCGCGCGTGAAATGCGGCTGCGGGCAGTCCGGCTGCATCGAAAACTATATTTCAGGCCGCGGCTTCGAGTGGCTGTACGCCCACTATTATCAACAGCCTCTGCCGGCCGTGACCATTATCCGCCACTATCGCGCGGGGGATGCCAATGCGCTGGCGTTCGTCGATCGCTTTATGGATCTGCTGGCGGCCTGTTTAGGCAATCTGTTGACCCTTATCGATCCCCACCTGCTGGTGCTGGGCGGCGGATTATCGAATTTCGATGAAATATATCAGATATTGCCCACGCGTTTGCCCGCGCGACTATTGCCGATTGCCAAACCGCCGCGCATCGAAAAGGCGCGCTATGGCGATGCGGGCGGCATTCGCGGCGCGGCTTTGCTACACTTAATGAATCAATAGCAGGAGCAGTTATGCATACGCATCAACGATTAGGACGCTTTCACAAAGGGAAACGTATGCGTCAGCAGCGTCTGCGTGCACGTATTTTTCATCGAGACTATCTGGCGGCAACCGAAGTGAAAAAACCACGAGTCGTTGTGTTAACCGGGGCGGGCGTTTCCGCGGAATCAGGCATCCGAACCTTTCGCGCGGCCGACGGCCTGTGGGAAGAGCACCGGGTTGAGGATGTCGCCACCCCGGAAGGTTTTCAGCGCAACCCCGAGCTGGTGCAGGCATTTTACAATGCCCGCCGTCGCCAGCTGCAGCAGCCGGAAATCGTGCCCAATGCGGCGCATTTGGCGCTGGCTAATCTGGAAACGCTGTTGGGGGATAATTTTTTACTTATCACGCAGAATATCGACAACCTGCACGAGCGCGCCGGCAGCCAGCGGATTATTCATATGCACGGCGAGTTGCTGAAGGTGCGTTGCTGCCAGAGCGGACAGATTGTTGACTGGCCGGGCGATCTCTCCGCCGACGAACGCTGTCACTGCTGCCAGTTTCCCGCGCCGTTGCGCCCGCATATCGTCTGGTTTGGCGAAATGCCGTTGGAAATGGAGCGCATTTATCAGGCGCTGGCGCAGGCCGACTATTTTATCGCCATCGGCACCTCGGGGCACGTCTATCCCGCCGCCGGGTTTGTGCATGAAGCGCATTCGCACGGCGCTTATACCATTGAGCTGAATCTTGAACCTAGCCAGGTGGAAAGCCAGTTTGATGAAAAAATCTATGGCCCGGCCGGCACGGTGGTGCCCGAATTCGTCAGCGCCTGGCTGACGCGACGGAAAAATATAGCATTTTGATCAGACCGTTAACAAAGTTCGTTATTAGGGAGAGCGTGGCGAGGGGTCGTAGCGGCGTAAGCCGCCGACAAATTTGCCGGGAGCAAATTTGAACAGCATTTATGCTGGCCCGCAGGGTGGGACACAAGGATGTGTCCCATAATAGCCCCTCGGTACGGTAGGCCCGGGTATCTCAAGCTTATAGACGAGTTTGTCCGTAATCTCATTTTAATGATTTCGTTTTCGTTGCCCCGCCTTTTATTCGATTAGCGAATAACTAATAAACTTTATATTATTTCCTTACATTGACTGGCTCGGTAGGATCTCTCCGAGCCAGGTCATTAACACATTCTTTCTTTTGCGGCCGGATAGGATCATGTGACGATATCGGCGCGATGAGTTTATTATAAAGTGTGATTTAACTCCTTAATAGTTAAGAAATAAAAAAATAATGGGATGTGCTTCATAATGATTACTCTCTCGAATGTCTCGAAAGTATTCGATAGTTCCACTGGCTCCATCCGCGCGGTAGAAGACGTAAGCCTGAGCGTTAAAACCGGGCAGATTTACGGCATCATCGGCTACAGCGGCGCCGGAAAAAGTACCCTGATTCGCCTGTTGAATGGCCTTGAAACCCCCACCGGCGGTTCGATTGTGGTTGACGGGCAGGATATCGCCAAAGCCAACAGCGCTGAGCTGCGCGCGGCGCGTTTGCGCATCAGCATGGTTTTCCAGCACTTTAATTTGCTGTGGTCGCGAACGGTAAGTGAAAATATTGCCTTTTCGATGCAGATCGCCGGGGTCAAAAAAGCGCAAATCAAGGCCAGAGTGGCGGAACTGGTCGCCCTGGTGGGGCTGCAGGACAGGGAAAACGCCTATCCTTCCCAGCTAAGCGGCGGACAAAAGCAGCGGGTGGGTATCGCCCGCGCATTGGCGAACAATCCTGTGGTGCTGCTGTGCGACGAAGCGACATCCGCGCTCGATCCGCAAACCACCGACGCTATTCTTGATTTGCTGCTGGATATCAACCGCAAGCTGAATCTGACCATCGTGCTGATCACCCATGAGATGCACGTGGTGCGAAAAATTTGTCAGCGCGTGGCGGTGATGGAAAACGGCCGCATCGTGGAGGAGGGCGCGGTGCTGGATGTTTTTACCCATCCTCAGCAGGCGATTACCCAGCAGTTTGTCAGCCAGGTGACGCAGTATGAAGAGGCGCAGGAGAGCTTTAATCCGCTGCTGGTGGAGTCGCTGTCCGGCGCGGTGGTCAAACTGACCTTTGTCGGGGTACAAACCCGGCAGCCGGTGATTTCGGAATTAATCCAGCGTTACGGTCTGACCGTTAATATTTTGCACGGGAAAATAACCCAAACGTTAAATGGCGCATTTGGCGAACTCTATGTTCACGTCGCAGGGAATGAGCAGCAGTTGGAAAAC comes from Brenneria nigrifluens DSM 30175 = ATCC 13028 and encodes:
- the lolD gene encoding lipoprotein-releasing ABC transporter ATP-binding protein LolD; this translates as MNDLLLLQCNDLCKRYQEGKLSTDVLRNVSFEMRSGEMMAIVGSSGSGKSTLLHLLGGLDSPTSGEVIFKGQQMSRLSAAEKSALRNRELGFIYQFHHLLPDFTALENVAMPLLIGHVPAAQAQEKAREMLAAVGLETRSHHRSAELSGGERQRVAIARALVNSPSLVLADEPTGNLDQRTADTIFELLGELNARQGTAFLVVTHDLQLAGRLNRQLEMRDGRLQQDVTLMGVPQ
- the lolE gene encoding lipoprotein-releasing ABC transporter permease subunit LolE — its product is MTFPPLSLLIGLRFSRGRRRGGMVSLISVISTVGIALGVAVLIVGLSAMNGFERELNERILAVVPHGEIEPVNQPFDGWRSILPKIEQVPGVAAAAPYINFTGLLENGANLRAIQVKGVDPRQESRLSALPRFVMNNAWANFRAGEQQVIIGQGVAKALNVNEGDWVTVMIPNSDPQMKLMQPKRIRLQVSGILQLSGQLDHSLALVPLADAQRYLDMGESVTGIAIKATDVFSANKLVRDAGEVSNAYVKIRSWIGTYGYMYRDIQMVRTIMYLAMVLVIGVACFNIVSTLVMAVKDKSGDIAVLRTLGATDGLIRAIFVWYGLLAGLLGSVLGVVVGVIATLQLTNIIRAIESVTGHRFLSGDIYFIDFLPSELHVIDVVSVLATALVLSLIASWYPARRASRIDPARVLSGQ
- the nagK gene encoding N-acetylglucosamine kinase; translated protein: MYYYGFDMGGTKIALGVFDAELNQIWHKRVATPRNSYETLLNTLVELTREADAQTGTEGKIGIGVPGMQTGNNGALFTANLPATMGRPLGQDLSHLLQREIRINNDANCFVLSEAWNAEFRAYPVVLGMILGTGVGGGLVVNGRPADGRNGITGELGHFRLPCDALDILGEDIPRVKCGCGQSGCIENYISGRGFEWLYAHYYQQPLPAVTIIRHYRAGDANALAFVDRFMDLLAACLGNLLTLIDPHLLVLGGGLSNFDEIYQILPTRLPARLLPIAKPPRIEKARYGDAGGIRGAALLHLMNQ
- the cobB gene encoding Sir2 family NAD+-dependent deacetylase; translation: MHTHQRLGRFHKGKRMRQQRLRARIFHRDYLAATEVKKPRVVVLTGAGVSAESGIRTFRAADGLWEEHRVEDVATPEGFQRNPELVQAFYNARRRQLQQPEIVPNAAHLALANLETLLGDNFLLITQNIDNLHERAGSQRIIHMHGELLKVRCCQSGQIVDWPGDLSADERCHCCQFPAPLRPHIVWFGEMPLEMERIYQALAQADYFIAIGTSGHVYPAAGFVHEAHSHGAYTIELNLEPSQVESQFDEKIYGPAGTVVPEFVSAWLTRRKNIAF
- a CDS encoding methionine ABC transporter ATP-binding protein; this translates as MITLSNVSKVFDSSTGSIRAVEDVSLSVKTGQIYGIIGYSGAGKSTLIRLLNGLETPTGGSIVVDGQDIAKANSAELRAARLRISMVFQHFNLLWSRTVSENIAFSMQIAGVKKAQIKARVAELVALVGLQDRENAYPSQLSGGQKQRVGIARALANNPVVLLCDEATSALDPQTTDAILDLLLDINRKLNLTIVLITHEMHVVRKICQRVAVMENGRIVEEGAVLDVFTHPQQAITQQFVSQVTQYEEAQESFNPLLVESLSGAVVKLTFVGVQTRQPVISELIQRYGLTVNILHGKITQTLNGAFGELYVHVAGNEQQLENMLALVQERNITAEVIKHA